GGTTGGGTATGGATTGGGATGAAGGCCCTGATTGTGGCGGTGACTTTGGTCCGTACCGTCAGAGTGAGCGTAAAGCTATCTATCTCGAACACGTCGATAAGTTGCTTGAGAGCGGGCATGCGTTTAAGTGTTACCGCACCACCGATGAGCTGGATGCATTACGTACAGAGCGCCAGGAGTCTGGCAACAGCATGGCGTTGAAGCCTTCCGATCTGAAGTTATCTGATGAAGAGGTGGCCGCACGAGAAGCCGCCGGCGCGCCTTTTGTGGTTCGCATGATGGTGCCGGAAGAGGGTGTATGTGAAGTAACGGATATGTTGCGCGGTGTAATTGAGCTGGATTGGTCTCAGGTTGATGCTCAGATTCTGCTGAAATCCGATGGCATGCCGACGTATCATCTGGCAAACGTTGTGGATGATCATCTTATGCAGATTACTCATGTAATCCGTGGAGAGGAGTGGATCAGCTCTGCCCCTAAACATAAGTTGTTGTATCAGTACTTTGGTTGGGACATGCCGGCGTTGTGCCATATGCCGCTGTTGCGTAACCCGGATAAGTCGAAGCTGAGCAAGCGTAAAAACCCGACGTCGATTATGTTTTATGAGCGTATGGGCTTTATGCCAGAGGCGGTATTGAATTACCTCGGTCGCATGGGTTGGTCGATGCCGGATGAACGTGAGAAGTTCTCGCGTGATGAAATGTTCGGTAATTTTGATATTCAGCGAGTGTCTCTGGGTGGCCCGGTATTTGATGTTGAAAAATTGCGTTGGCTGAACAGTTTATGGTTGCGTGATCTTGACGTCGATGCGTTTGCTCAGCGATTTGCCGCATGGGGTCTGCAGCCTGAGAAAGTGAATCCGATCATTCCTCATATTCAACCGCGCGTGGAAGTATTCTCAGACGTTGCACCGCTCGCAGGACATTTCCTGGCAGGTCTGCAGGTTCTCACGAAGGAGCAGTTTGAACATAAAGCGTATGACGAAGATAAGATGCTGGCGACTGTTCAATATGGTTTGTGGCAGCTTGAAGCGATTCGTCAATGGGAAAAAGAAGAAATCGAAAAGCGTCTGTTTGCTCTGGCAAAACAGTTGGAACTGAAAGTGCGCGATTTCCTGTATCCGTTCTTTATGGCCATTGCTGGCACGTCCGCCACCATTTCGGTGCTTGATACCATGGCGTTGCTCGGACCGGATATGAGTCGTGCACGGGTGCGTCACGCACTTGATACCCTTGGTGGTGTTGGTAAGAAAAAGATGAAAAAGATGGAAAAGGAGTATCGCTCAATTTCGGCTGCGATCGAGGCTGAGATAGCAGGGGCCTGA
The Saccharospirillaceae bacterium genome window above contains:
- the gltX gene encoding glutamate--tRNA ligase, with translation MTVRTRVAPSPTGDPHVGTAYIALFNLAFARQHGGQFVLRIEDTDQARSTPESEQAIMDSLNWLGMDWDEGPDCGGDFGPYRQSERKAIYLEHVDKLLESGHAFKCYRTTDELDALRTERQESGNSMALKPSDLKLSDEEVAAREAAGAPFVVRMMVPEEGVCEVTDMLRGVIELDWSQVDAQILLKSDGMPTYHLANVVDDHLMQITHVIRGEEWISSAPKHKLLYQYFGWDMPALCHMPLLRNPDKSKLSKRKNPTSIMFYERMGFMPEAVLNYLGRMGWSMPDEREKFSRDEMFGNFDIQRVSLGGPVFDVEKLRWLNSLWLRDLDVDAFAQRFAAWGLQPEKVNPIIPHIQPRVEVFSDVAPLAGHFLAGLQVLTKEQFEHKAYDEDKMLATVQYGLWQLEAIRQWEKEEIEKRLFALAKQLELKVRDFLYPFFMAIAGTSATISVLDTMALLGPDMSRARVRHALDTLGGVGKKKMKKMEKEYRSISAAIEAEIAGA